The Hemiscyllium ocellatum isolate sHemOce1 chromosome 14, sHemOce1.pat.X.cur, whole genome shotgun sequence genome includes a region encoding these proteins:
- the si:dkey-202e22.2 gene encoding netrin-4 translates to MQPGAVNLLLLLLLGCLGCRSGGADRRKAQTLRCEGQSCNPSVGNLVIGRSVQTLTTCGVNGVELYCSFLNREAPRDLASICTHTTCSKCNAKQPGYSHQASDMTDSSFHHRNSWWQSAQGVPREEIRLDLETEFYLTHVVLVFKSPRPAVMVLERSQDFGRSWRPYKYFSRNCTETFGMVDDSELENSLCTSRYSNPLPCTNGEVIFRALSPANRIENPYGPDAQDLMKLTNLRLHLLRQQECPCQPGTLMEKPQRFAHYAVYDLIVQGSCFCNGHAEECQPSGEAKRRSRNTHAMVHAKCVCRHNTAGDHCERCAPLYNDQPWQPGDGKTGAPNQCAKCQCHGHAMSCRFDHRTWFASGKRSGGICLSCQHHTEGRHCQRCAPGYYRDHEKPLSAPDACKPCSCHPVGLSNSPFHRSRKCDGKSGYCYCRPGVGGPQCTHCLVGYWGFGESGCQPCECAGACDPQTGRCLDSFENEQIHNIPIGGRIPDLNHFPSSENTGAWSWEDEQGFSALRHSEKCVCKEMLLGNAVYFCRMNYAYVIKAKVLSAHDKGTHAEVNVKVKKVMKTGKVKITRGNWSIYPVSWTKRGCTCPLLNPGTDYLIAGHEASHVGRLLVNMNSLVTPWRAGMAKRVTHNLHRSCK, encoded by the exons ACAGGCGGAAGGCACAAACATTACGATGCGAGGGACAGTCCTGCAACCCTTCAGTGGGGAACCTGGTCATCgggaggtcagtgcagactttaACAACATGCGGTGTCAATGGAGTGGAGTTATACTGCTCCTTCCTCAACAGGGAGGCTCCCAGAGACCTGGCCTCCATCTGCACGCACACAACCTGCTCCAAGTGCAATGCCAAGCAGCCAGGATATTCCCACCAGGCTTCCGACATGACAGACAGCTCCTTCCATCACCGGAATAGCTGGTGGCAGTCTGCCCAAGGAGTGCCCAGGGAAGAGATCCGCCTGGATTTGGAAACTGAATTCTACTTGACGCACGTCGTCCTGGTGTTTAAGTCGCCCAGGCCGGCAGTCATGGTACTGGAGCGCTCGCAGGACTTTGGCAGAAGTTGGAGACCCTACAAGTATTTTTCCAGGAATTGTACAGAGACGTTCGGGATGGTGGATGACTCCGAGCTGGAGAACTCACTCTGCACttccagatattccaacccactGCCCTGCACCAATGGCGAG GTAATATTCCGTGCCTTATCCCCCGCCAACAGGATTGAAAATCCTTATGGTCCGGATGCTCAGGACCTCATGAAACTGACTAATCTCCGTCTCCACTTGCTGAGACAGCAGGAGTGCCCTTGTCAGCCTGGGACACTGATGGAGAAGCCTCAGAGATTTGCCCATTACGCAGTCTATGACTTGATTGTCCAGGGAAGTTGCTTCTGTAACGGGCACGCTGAGGAGTGTCAGCCATCAGGTGAGGCCAAGCGAAGGAGCAGGAACACACATGCCATG GTACATGCCAAGTGTGTCTGCAGGCATAACACCGCTGGGGACCACTGTGAGAGGTGCGCTCCCCTCTACAATGACCAGCCATGGCAACCGGGGGATGGAAAAACCGGAGCACCGAATCAATGTGCAA AATGCCAATGCCACGGCCACGCCATGAGCTGCCGCTTTGACCACCGAACCTGGTTCGCATCGGGCAAACGGAGCGGAGGAATCTGTCTCTCCTGCCAGCACCACACAGAAGGTCGGCACTGCCAACGCTGTGCACCTGGTTATTACAGAGACCACGAGAAACCGCTCTCAGCACCTGATGCCTGCAAAC CGTGCTCCTGCCACCCAGTCGGATTGAGCAACTCACCATTTCACAGAAGCAGGAAATGTGATGGAAAGAGTGGGTACTGTTACTGTCGGCCCGGAGTCGGGGGCCCACAGTGTACCCACTGCCTGGTGGGCTACTGGGGTTTCGGAGAGTCAGGATGCCAACCCTGTGAGTGTGCAGGAGCATGCGATCCCCAAACTGGCCGGTGCCTGGACAG CTTTGAAAATGAACAAATTCACAATATTCCCATCGGTGGGAGAATTCCGGACCTGAATCATTTCCCGAGCAGTGAGAACACAGGGGCCTGGAGCTGGGAAGATGAACAGGGATTCTCAGCTCTTCGACATTCTG AGAAGTGCGTCTGCAAGGAGATGTTACTGGGAAATGCTGTGTATTTTTGTCGGATGAATTACGCCTACG TCATCAAGGCGAAGGTCCTTTCTGCTCATGACAAGGGAACTCATGCTGAGGTCAACGTCAAGGTAAAGAAGGTGATGAAAACTGGGAAAGTGAAAATCACCCGCGGTAACTGGAGTATTTATCCGGTGTCCTGGACAAAGCGGGGATGTACATGCCCTTTACTGAACCCTG GCACGGACTATCTGATCGCAGGCCACGAGGCAAGTCACGTGGGCAGGCTCCTGGTCAACATGAATAGCCTCGTCACGCCCTGGAGAGCAGGCATGGCCAAACGGGTGACACACAACCTGCACAGGAGCTGCAAGTGA